Proteins encoded in a region of the Streptomyces sp. NBC_00310 genome:
- a CDS encoding RNA polymerase sigma factor: MLGDDAELTAAVLAAQDGDETAFRTVYRTVHPRLLGYVRTLVGDPDAEDVTSESWLQIARDLERFSGDADRFRGWAARIARNRALDHIRMRGRRPAIGGDETELTGKAAESDTAGEAMEALSTDRTLSLIAQLPQDQAEAVVLRVVVGLDAKTAAEALGKRAGAVRTAAHRGLKRLAELIGENPETASEADPESGDPLDAVPPPRGARVRAASSAGVTHTRSRTQKDV, from the coding sequence GTGCTGGGGGACGACGCGGAGCTGACCGCCGCGGTGCTTGCGGCACAGGACGGGGACGAGACCGCGTTCCGGACTGTGTACCGCACGGTGCACCCACGGCTGCTCGGGTACGTGCGGACGCTGGTCGGCGATCCGGACGCGGAGGACGTCACCTCCGAGTCCTGGCTGCAGATAGCCCGTGACCTGGAGCGGTTCAGCGGTGACGCCGACCGGTTCCGCGGCTGGGCCGCGCGGATCGCCCGCAACCGGGCCCTGGACCACATACGTATGCGCGGGCGCAGGCCCGCGATAGGCGGCGACGAGACCGAGCTGACCGGCAAGGCCGCCGAGTCCGACACGGCCGGCGAGGCGATGGAAGCCCTGTCGACCGACCGCACGCTGTCGCTCATCGCCCAGTTGCCGCAGGACCAGGCGGAGGCGGTGGTCCTGCGTGTCGTGGTCGGTCTCGACGCGAAGACCGCCGCGGAGGCCCTGGGCAAGCGCGCCGGAGCGGTACGAACGGCCGCACACCGGGGGCTGAAGCGGCTCGCGGAACTGATCGGGGAGAATCCGGAGACGGCTTCGGAGGCCGACCCGGAATCCGGCGACCCGCTGGACGCCGTACCCCCACCGAGAGGCGCGCGTGTACGCGCGGCCTCGTCCGCCGGTGTGACGCATACGCGTTCGCGGACGCAGAAGGATGTGTGA